The Archangium primigenium genomic interval CCACCCGCTGGCCCTTGCGCGCGGTGATGACCTCGCCGCGCTTGCCCTGGAGCAGGTCGCGCACCGTGCCCGCGCCCTTCTCCTCGAGGAAGCCGTTGTCGCGCATCCACTCGTCCGAGTGGAACTTGCTGATGTAGCTCATGCCGGTGTCCGGCAGGATGACGACGATCGTCTTGCCCTTGCCCACTTCCTTGGCGAGCTGCACCGCCACGTGCACCGCCGCGCCGGACGAGCCGCCCGCGAAGATGCCCTCCTCGCGCGCGAGCCGCCGCGCCGCCACGAAGCTCTGGCGGTCATCCACCTGGCGCACGTCGTCCACGACCTTGAAGTCCATGGCGCCGCAGAGCATGTCCTCGCCAATGCCCTCGACCTTGTAGACGTGCGGCTCGGTGAGCTTGCCCGTCTTGAAGTAGCCCTCGTACACGGAGCCCTCCGGGTCCACGCCCACGTTCTTGAGGCCGGGGATCTTCTCCTTGAGGAACTTGCCCGCCCCGCTCATGGTGCCGCCCGTGCCCAGGCCCGAGACGAAGTAGTCCATCTTCCCCTCGGTCTGCTCGAGCAGCTCCGGGCCGGTGATCTTGTAGTGCGCCTCGATGTTGTCCGGGTTGTGGTACTGGTTGAGCATGAAGGCGCCGGGCGTCTCGCGGTGCAGGCGCTTGGCCGTCTCGTAGTAGCTGCGCGGATCCTCCGCCGGCACGTTCGTGGGCGTCACCACCACCTGGGCGCCCAGGGCCTTGAGCCGGTTGATCTTCTCCAGCGACATCTTGTCCGGCATGGTGAAGATGCACTTGTAGCCCTTGACCGCCGCGGCCAGCGCCACGCCCATGCCCGTGTTGCCCGAGGTGTTCTCCACGATGGTGCCGCCGGGCTTGAGCTTCCCCTCCCGCTCGGCCTTCTCGATGATGTAGAGCGCCATGCGATCCTTGATGGACGCGCCGGGGTTCATGAACTCGCACTTGACGAGCACGGTGGCGTCATTGGGTCCCACCAGCCGCTGCAGCTTCACCAGCGGGGTGTGGCCAATCGCGGAGAGGATGGTGTCGTGGATGTCCATGGGAGACTCGCTCGGGGCTAAGGGAGTGGGGGGCCGTTATACGCAGCCCCGGAGAAAGGGGTCGACCCTCGCGGTGAGCGCCGCCTCCGTCTTCGTTCAACACCCCGGGGGGGCCCGACCCTCCCGGGCCGGGGCCCGGTGACTTTCCAACAGGGCGGGGGAGCGGGCGGGCGGCCCATGACGCGTCCCGGCACGCGGGAGCTTTGACCCCGCCGGGCGGTGCTCCCATACTCGCGCGCGCCCGTCCCAGGACGGACTTCCGGAGAAACGCTGACCCATGGAACTCGAGGCCGCGCTGCGCGACCAGGTGGGGAAGGCCATTGGCCGCCCCGTGTCCCAGGCTCCCATCAAGAAGCTCAAGGGGGATGCGAGCAACCGCTCGTATTACCGCGTGGGCACGCCGCCCGAGAGCTGGGTGGTGATGGAGATGCCCCTGGATGCATCCAAGAAGAGCGAGGAGGCCTCCAAGGGCGAGCCGCCCAAGGAGCTGCCCTTCGTCAACGTGCACCGCTACCTGGAGCGCCTGGGCGTGCGCGTGCCGCGCATCCTGCGCTACGACGAGCCCGCGGGCATGATGGTGCTCGAGGACCTGAGCGACGTGACGTTCGAGGCGGCGCTCGAGGGCGGCAAGCACCGCGACGCGCTCTACACCCGCGCGGTGGACCTGCTCGCGCGCCTGCGCGCCCAGGCCGAGCGCCAGGCGGACCCGGACTGCCTCGCCTTCACGCGCGCCTTCGACGAGGACCTGTACGACTGGGAGCTGCACCACTTCCGCGAGTGGGGCCTGGAGGCCTGGAGCGGCAAGAAGCCCACGGAGACGGAGCGCGCCGAGCTGGACCGGACCTTCCGGGACATCGCCCGGCAGCTCGCCGCGGCGCCCCGGGGCTTCACCCACCGCGACTACCAGAGCCGCAACATCATGGTGAAGGACGGCGAGCTGGTGGTCATCGACTTCCAGGACGCGCTGCAGGGCCCGCGGCAGTACGACCTGGTGGCGCTCCTGCGCGACAGCTACGTGGAGCTGGACCGGGGCTTCGTGGACGCCATGCTCGACCGGTACATCGCCACGTTCGCCGAGGCGACGGGCGAGCGCATCGAGCCCACGGCCTTCAAGGCCTACTTCGACCTGCTCACGCTCCAGCGCAAGATGAAGGACGCGGGCCGCTTCGAGTTCATCCACCGGGTGAAGGGCAATCCGGGGTTCCTGGTGTCCATTCCGGCCTCGTTGCGCTATGTGCGCGACGCCTTCGAGCGCCGTCCGGAGCTCGGGGCGCTGCGCACGCTCGTGGCCCGGTACGTGCCCGAGCTGGGGTGAGCCGGCGGCGGTCGAGCACTCGGCGGTCGAGCACGAAGGGGTGGGTCCATGAAGGCGATGATCCTGTGCGCGGGGTTGGGCACGCGCCTGCGGCCGTTCACCGAGCGGTGGCCCAAGCCGGCGCTGCCCTTGCTGGGCCAGCCGCTGTTCCGCTACCACCTGTCGGTGCTGCGGAGCGCGGGGGTGACGGCGGTGGGCATCAACACCCACCACCTGCCGGACGTCATGGCGGAGACGGCGCGGGCGGAGTGCGCGCGCGTGGGGCTGCCGCTGCACGTGGTGCACGAGCCCGTCATCCAGGGCACGGGTGGGGGCATCCGCGGCCTGAGGGACTTCCTGTCGGACGGGGACTTCCTCGTGTTCAACGGGGACATCCTCTTCCCGGTGGACCTGCGCCCGGTGGTGGCCGCGCACCGCGAGGCCGGCGCGGCGGCGACGATGGTGCTCCTGCCCATGCCGGAGAACGAGACGTACGCCTCGGTGGACCTGGAGGCCCGGGGACAGGTGCGCCGCATCGCCGGCCGGGGCCCGGGGGGCGAGGGCCTCACGCCCTGGCACTTCACCGGCG includes:
- a CDS encoding pyridoxal-phosphate dependent enzyme yields the protein MDIHDTILSAIGHTPLVKLQRLVGPNDATVLVKCEFMNPGASIKDRMALYIIEKAEREGKLKPGGTIVENTSGNTGMGVALAAAVKGYKCIFTMPDKMSLEKINRLKALGAQVVVTPTNVPAEDPRSYYETAKRLHRETPGAFMLNQYHNPDNIEAHYKITGPELLEQTEGKMDYFVSGLGTGGTMSGAGKFLKEKIPGLKNVGVDPEGSVYEGYFKTGKLTEPHVYKVEGIGEDMLCGAMDFKVVDDVRQVDDRQSFVAARRLAREEGIFAGGSSGAAVHVAVQLAKEVGKGKTIVVILPDTGMSYISKFHSDEWMRDNGFLEEKGAGTVRDLLQGKRGEVITARKGQRVDQVVETMRQRGISQMPVLDAEGRALGMIHEYDLLNALVAAQVKFADPIDSIVAPMQGVVAPETSLPRLREVFNQDKVAVVKEGEKVLAIVTKIDLIEHMHRSMP
- a CDS encoding aminoglycoside phosphotransferase family protein; the encoded protein is MELEAALRDQVGKAIGRPVSQAPIKKLKGDASNRSYYRVGTPPESWVVMEMPLDASKKSEEASKGEPPKELPFVNVHRYLERLGVRVPRILRYDEPAGMMVLEDLSDVTFEAALEGGKHRDALYTRAVDLLARLRAQAERQADPDCLAFTRAFDEDLYDWELHHFREWGLEAWSGKKPTETERAELDRTFRDIARQLAAAPRGFTHRDYQSRNIMVKDGELVVIDFQDALQGPRQYDLVALLRDSYVELDRGFVDAMLDRYIATFAEATGERIEPTAFKAYFDLLTLQRKMKDAGRFEFIHRVKGNPGFLVSIPASLRYVRDAFERRPELGALRTLVARYVPELG
- a CDS encoding sugar phosphate nucleotidyltransferase, translated to MKAMILCAGLGTRLRPFTERWPKPALPLLGQPLFRYHLSVLRSAGVTAVGINTHHLPDVMAETARAECARVGLPLHVVHEPVIQGTGGGIRGLRDFLSDGDFLVFNGDILFPVDLRPVVAAHREAGAAATMVLLPMPENETYASVDLEARGQVRRIAGRGPGGEGLTPWHFTGVHVMSPRVFDFMTAQGPEDINRDVYVRMMEAGLSVRGEAVKAYWSDLGTPSRYLATVHDVLGGRVPLTGLGADSPFAEAPRGAGYFWAHASAQVDGQVEGPAYFEARSVVSRDARVGSSVAVGAGVRVAEGVRLERSVLLEGTALQPDESLVDTVAWGAHRVHAPR